A genomic segment from Andrena cerasifolii isolate SP2316 chromosome 7, iyAndCera1_principal, whole genome shotgun sequence encodes:
- the LOC143371170 gene encoding uncharacterized protein LOC143371170 translates to MSIYGAVKCCFKEALPDDLTSSFTWFGREGLRSFYDTRIARAIFDGVAQNPKFQKPTRSDFQLRMQAELKAAKERIRCRKRGPRTKPASPSQEPRVPRSFWSDQQPDEADDDL, encoded by the exons GGAGCGGTCAAGTGCTGCTTCAAGGAAGCACTGCCGGACGACTTAACGTCGTCGTTCACTTGGTTTGGCCGCGAAGGACTCAGATCCTTCTATGACACCCGCATCGCGAGGGCAATTTTTG ACGGTGTGGCTCAGAATCCCAAGTTCCAGAAGCCAACCCGATCGGACTTCCAATTGCGGATGCAAGCGGAACTGAAGGCGGCAAAGGAGAGGATACGCTGTAGGAAGCGTGGTCCGCGCACGAAGCCAGCATCGCCATCCCAGGAACCTCGAGTGCCCCGCAGTTTCTGGAGCGACCAGCAGCCCGACGAAGCTGATGACGATCTCTGA
- the LOC143371232 gene encoding uncharacterized protein LOC143371232, translating to MPNLTQLNIEKVIGEVHEDENSMFNILDMPIVEFGNISEILNVDKIENMYSPVHSNLVPSNETEENLSPNPIDKVSAGMNETVMSLPDLNIQNATETNNRNSFANGHGMHALNAETISSDSEHVNVLSSIKDELVTPETITVVKESPVIMSQCKSTNNVSHIWDKHLLWPSSGSVRSTKTEKKQQLPYAITSSKWREHEQKSREEKAKKELERKERILQRKIKNEENQLKKEQLKIERERKKNRKRTQNVIIKGKCTEN from the exons ATGCCTAATTTAACACAATTAAATATAGAAAAGGTAATTGGTGAAGTGCATGAAGATGAAAATAGTATGTTTAATATTTTGGATATGCCCATTGTGGAATTTGGTAATATAAGTGAGATATTGAATGTTGATAAGATTGAAAATATGTATAGTCCTGTACATAGTAATTTAGTTCCTAGTAATGAGACTGAAGAAAATTTATCTCCTAATCCTATCGACAAAGTCAGTGCTGGAATGAATGAGACTGTAATGAGTTTGCCTGATTTAAATATACAGAATGCTACGGAAACTAATAATAGAAATAGTTTTGCTAATGGTCACGGGATGCATGCGCTGAATGCTGAAACTATTTCTTCAGATAGTGAGCATGTTAATGTTTTATCGAGCATAAAAGATG aGCTTGTAACACCTGAAACTATTACCGTAGTAAAGGAATCCCCAGTAATTATGTCTCAGTGTAAGTCAACTAACAATGTTAGTCACATTTGGGATAAACATTTGCTTTGGCCGTCAAGTGGATCAGTTAGAAGTACCAAAACCGAGAAGAAACAGCAATTACCATATGCCATTACCTCTTCGAAATGGAGAGAACATGAACAGAAAAGTAGAgaagaaaaagcaaaaaaagaattagaaagaaaagaaagaatctTGCAACGTAagattaaaaatgaagaaaatcagTTAAAGAAGGAGCAGTTAAaaatagaaagagaaagaaaaaaaaacagaaagagaACACAAAATGTTATTATTAAAGGAAAATGCACAgaaaattag
- the LOC143371171 gene encoding LOW QUALITY PROTEIN: uncharacterized protein LOC143371171 (The sequence of the model RefSeq protein was modified relative to this genomic sequence to represent the inferred CDS: inserted 1 base in 1 codon; substituted 1 base at 1 genomic stop codon) encodes MTSQKRLYKLHKYSENDIDNALNQVGKGRSLGKVAKEYGIPKSTLHAKLTGKAPKQSKRGPNPILSVEEECRLKEWILHKAKLGFPMHPNEVKSCVQNVLNEARRITIFPHNRPGDKWXQLFLKRHPXIYKKNTEVISKGRASVTEEHLREWFHQVKSYLEENELHSVLQRPKSIFNGDETGVQLCPKSGQLLGPKNEKDFYEIASGKEKETLTVLCTFSAAGDALPPMIMFPYKRIPGHIAQSIPDNWPIGRSDTGWMVSSTFYEYIANIFYPWCTSNGVEFPIIYFLDGHKSHLTLELSVFCIKHKIILFSLHPNATQIMQPCDVAIFRSLKLKWRQVVQDYKQSTQKSITKGTFAPLFKKVFDQLSDTTIKNGFKVCGLYPFDVNVPDYKKCISTRRKELNSANAGVNSSNPLTHNVFVCTKIFFDQFIPKEKIQEFENARNKNKSCNDSVYALWKICIDELENDPLIHNDTII; translated from the exons ATGACGAGCCAGAAGCGACTATataaattacataaatattcagaaaatgacaTTGACAACGCTCTGAACCAAGTCGGAAAAGGAAGAAGTTTAGGCAAGGTAGCAAAAGAGTATGGCATTCCAAAGTCTACGCTACATGCTAAACTCACTGGAAAGGCCCCGAAGCAATCCAAGAGGGGTCCAAACCCGATTTTAAGTGTAGAAGAAGAATGTCGTTTAAAGGAATGGATCTTACACAAAGCTAAATTGGGCTTCCCAATGCATCCGAATGAAGTGAAGAGTTGCGTACAAAATGTACTTAACGAAGCAAGGCGAATAACTATATTTCCACACAATAGGCCAGGGGATAAATGGTAGCAACTCTTCTTGAAGAGACATC caatttacaaaaaaaatactgaAGTAATTTCAAAAGGTCGAGCATCAGTGACCGAAGAACATTTGAGAGAATGGTTCCACCAAGTAAAATCCTATTTAGAAGAAAATGAACTTCATAGTGTCTTGCAGAGAccaaaaagtatttttaatggtGATGAGACAGGTGTGCAACTCTGCCCTAAAAGTGGTCAACTTTTAGgaccaaaaaatgaaaaagatttctatgaaattgcatctggaaaagaaaaggaaactttaACCGTGCTTTGTACATTTTCTGCTGCGGGTGATGCTTTACCACCTATGATTATGTTTCCTTATAAGAGAATTCCAGGGCACATAGCACAATCAATTCCAGACAATTGGCCAATAGGACGATCGGATACAGGGTGGATGGTGTCAAGCACATTCTATGAATATATCGCCAATATTTTTTACCCATGGTGTACGAGTAATGGAGTAGAGTTTCCTATAATATACTTCCTTGATGGACACAAATCTCATTTGACGTTAGAACTTAGTGTTTTTTGCATAAAACataagattattcttttttctttacatCCCAACGCCACTCAAATAATGCAACCGTGTGATGTTGCAATATTTAGATCTCTAAAATTAAAATGGAGACAAGTAGTTCAGGATTATAAACAAAGTACTCAGAAATCAATTACGAAGGGAACTTTTGctccattatttaaaaaagttttcgaCCAACTGAGTGATACGACCATAAAAAATGGATTTAAAGTTTGTGGCTTATATCCATTTGATGTAAACGTACCTGATTATAAGAAATGTATTTCAACTAgaagaaaagaattaaattcTGCAAATGCAGGTGTAAATTCAAGTAATCCTCTTACACATAATGTCTTTGTGtgtactaaaattttttttgatcaGTTTATTCCTAAAGAAAAAATACAGGAATttgaaaatgcaagaaacaaaaataaatcatgcaatgACTCTGTGTATGCATTATGGAAGATTTGTATCGATGAGCTCGAAAATGATCCTTTGATACACAATGATACAATTATATAA